Genomic DNA from Paenibacillus donghaensis:
TCTGGATGAGCCGACGAACGGACTGGACCCCTCCGGTATTCAGGAGATCCGCAGCCTGATTAAGAGCCTTCCGGGAGAACAGGGGATTACCGTTATGGTCTCCAGTCACCTGCTCAGTGAAATTGAGCAGATGGCCGGGACCGTGGGTATTATCCGCCAGGGCCAGATGGTCTATCAGGATTCGATCGTCAATCTGCAGCAGCAGGCTGCAGGAGAGATGAGGCTGGCGGTATCTGAACCGGAAGCGGCAATGTTCCTTGCGAACCGCCGGGGCTGCGAAGGGGTACTGCAGGATGGCAGACTGGTGGTGTCCAGAATGAGTGATGCCCGGGTGGCCCTGCTGGTCAAGGAACTGGTGGAGAATGGGCATGCCATCTACCGGGTGGAGGAACGCAGACAATCGCTGGAGGATTTCTTCCTGCAGGTGGTTGGGAGAGAGCAGTCATGATGGGCCGGGTGCTGTCCAGCGACTGGCTGAAGATCCGTGGCAAAGGGCTGTGGTTCCTGGTCTTCCTGGGACCGATAGGACTCTTGGCGATGCAGGGGCTGAACTTCGGGATCCGCTATGATTACTTGACTGAGCAATATAAAGCTGATTTGTGGGGTGGACTTCTGGCTAATTTGGCTGACTTCGTGCCTGTAGCCCTCTGTCTTGGAGGGACGCTCATCTGCTCTATGCTGGCAAATGTGGAGCATGAGATGAATTCCTGGAAGCAGCTGCTCGCCTTGCCGGTCTCGCGGACCATGGTATTCTTGTCCAAGCTGCTGCTCTGCCTGCTGCTTGTTGCTGTATCCTGCCTGCTGCTCTCAGCAGGAACGGTGGTTCTGGGAATGATTCTGGGCTTCCCGCTTGAAGAATTACCTTATGCGGATGTACTGCGGATCGGCTTCGGCTCTTATGCCGGAGCGCTGCCGGTGATCACGCTGCAGCTGTGGCTGTCCTTGTCCAGCCGCAACCAGACACTGCCGGTTTCACTGGGTATTACATTGTCCATAGGAAGCATGTTCGCCATGTTTATGTCAGAGTTCTTTCCGTTAAGCTGGCCTTCTCTGGCCTGGTCGGCTCCCAATCCGCTTACGTTCATAGGTGCGGGGCTGATGGCTGGTATATTGGTGCTGGTTCCCGGGGCCATTCATTTCGCCAGAAAGGATGTGGCTTAAGATGGGGTACTTCTGGAGAATGTTATCGGCGGAACGTCTTAAGATGTCGAAGTCTTACATCTGGCTGCTCGTTATCGGCAGTCCGTTGATTGCCGTGGTTCCCGGCTTGCTTAGTCAGGTAGATGGAGACATGGGCATGTGGGAGCTGCTGCAGAGCGTGATGTCCGTGATTCATTCCATGCTGTTCCTGCCTATACTGTCTGGTATATTTGCGGCTCTGGTCTGCCGCTATGAGCACCAGGACGGCGGCTGGAAGATGCTGCTTGCTCTTCCCGTTACCCGGGGAGCGGTGTATCTGTCTAAATTTGTGATTGTTATCGCGCTGCTGGCCGCTGTGCAGCTGGCCTTTCTGGGAGTGTTGCTTGGTGTAGGGTTCGCGCGCGATGCTGGTCCGGTGCCATGGGGAGGCCTGCTGACCAGCGTCTTCGGCGGCTGGTTCGCCTGTCTGCCGCTGGCCGCACTGCAGCTGGCAGTCTCTCAGGGCTGGAGCAGCTTCGGCGCTCCACTGGCACTTAACGTCAGCTTAACGATTCCCAATATGCTAATTGCCAACTCTGCGACCTATGGCCCTTATTATCCCTGGGTGCAGCCTATGCTGGCCATGTCTCCTTACGGAGGGGAAGAGAGCTTCGGAGCCTTTAATCTGCCCATGGAGACCTTGATGATCGTCGTGCTGGGCAGCCTGGTTCTCTTCTTGGCAGCAGGACTGTTCTCCTTCCGGCGCAAGGCGGTTTAGGCTTGGCTGATCGCTGGCTTGTTGCTGATAGTGGCGCTACGGAAGTGTCGCCTACTTCGGAACGCCTGACGCTGCCGCATGGACATCCGTAGCTGTTTTTCTTATAATGTTAGTTAAGATGAAGTTCACGTTCCACATTGATTATAAGTGAAATAGCGATAACAGCCGGACATCCGGCGTGTTATGGAGGAGGCGGGAGCTTGGAGCCAGCAGCCATTGAAGAATGTGATCAGACTTGTAAAGGTTCGGAGCTGGAAGCTGAATCTATTGCCCTGATCTTGCCGGAGCGGGAAATCACGGATAAGATGGCCGAGATGTTCAAGGCACTGGGAGATCCGACTCGGGTAAGGCTGATTTATGCGCTGTCCCAGCGGGAGCTGTGCGTGCATGATCTGTCGGTCATCCTGGACATGGGGCAGTCTGCCGTGTCCCATCAGCTCCGCTACCTGCGGAACCTGAGAATTGTGAAACGCCGCAAAGAAGGCAAGACGGTATATTATTCCCTGAATGATGCGCATGTCGAGCAGATCTTCCTGCAGACGCACGAGCATATCCGTCATGAATAACATAACTGTACACGATCAACAGCAAGCCCCCTTTGTAGAGGAGGCTTGCTGTTTTTTTGAAATTGCCAGCGTAAAAAAGCTTATCTGAATCACAAATATTTCTTGAAAGGATTATTCCGTTTGAGGTATATTACCTGAAAGCACTCAATGCTTGGCTTGAAGCCTATCGGAAGATTTGGACTGAACGCTTCGACAATCTGGAAGACTACCTGCGACAACTGCAATCCAAAGAAGACGAACTATAATTTCAGGAGGGATTTTGAATGTCCAAAATGATTTCCAGAGTAGAAGGCCAAGAACTGATTCTTGAACGGGTGTTCGATGCACCGCGCGAGCTTGTATTCAAAGTCTTCTCCGAGGCCGAGCATCTGAAGCAGTGGTGGGGTCCCCGCGGCTGGACGGTCCCCGTCTGCAGCGTTGATCTTCGTCCGGGCGGCATTTGGCATTACTGTATGAAGTGTGTCGATGAGAAGCAGGGGGATTTCTTTGGAATGGAGTCCTGGGGCAAAGGGGTATACCATGAAATCATTGATGGGGAGAAAATCGTCTACACCGATTACTTCTCGGATGCCGAAGGCAACACAGTGGAAGGCATGCCGTCCGCGCTGGTTACGATGCTCTTTGAAGAATACGACGGGAAAACGAAGCTGGTAAGCCGGTCGAAATATGACTCCGCCGAAGCACTCAAAACGGTCATGGATATGGGGATGGAACAAGGGATTACCGAAACCTGGGACCGCCTTGAAGAGCATTTGCAGTCGGTTCAGTAATCAGATCATAAGAACCATGGGGGCTGTCCCAAAAGCCATATACTGGCTGGGGCAGCCTCTTTTTGTGCGGGTTTCTTTTGAATCCGTTTGGAAATAATGGGGGGAGGAGGCATGAAAATGAACTATGTAGAAATTCTGATGAGGACAATTCTCGCGGTGGGGCTGCTGCTGCTCATTCCCCGAATCCTCGGAAAGCAGACCCTTTCCAATATGACGTCTAACGATTTCGTGACCAGCATTACGCTGGGCTCCCTGGCGGCGAATCTGGCATTTAACATCAGCCTGAAATCCTCTTACCTTGTTCTCTCTCTGGTAGTGATCACAGCTACCTCTTTTGTACTCTCTCTGATCGCCCTCAAAAGCCGCAAAATGCGAAGCTGGATCTCCGGCTCCCCCACTGTTCTGATCGAAAACGGCAAAATCCTGGAAGCCAACATGCGGAAGATCCACTATACGCTGGATTCACTGGACCAGGCGCTGAGGGAGAAGGAGATTTTTAATATCGAAGAGGTCGATTATGCTGTTCTTGAAGATAACGGTCAGCTCTCTGTTCTGAAGAAGGAAGCATACCAACTCGTAACCAAGCAAGATATGGGGCTTCTTCTGCATGCGCAGGCTTTCCCTGTGGAGCTGATTATGGACGGTAAGCTGGTGGAGAAGAATCTGAAGCTGCACGGACTGACCCGGGAGTGGTTGGAGAAGGAGCTAAAGCACAAAGCGAAGGGGAAGACGCTGTCTGACGTATTCTATGCAGTGAGGGGCACGCAGCAGCAGCTAGTGTTTGATTTCTATGAGGATGGGATACAACAGCCGCTGGATCAGGAATGATCTCATTACTAAAAAGGCGGTGAAGGGGAGTCCCCTTACACCGCCTTCCCGAAAATATAAGAATTCATATGTTGCACGCTATTAATTATCCTTCTATTTCACGCAGAAACGGATGCCGTTCAACTTCGGCCTCTGCTTCGCTCTCTTCACCCACAATTCTAAGCAGTTCTTCTTGCTCTTGCACTTGTCCTTGTACAAGCGGAAGGACGTCTGCATAGTCCATCGTATTGGTCACGATTATGGGAGTAACGGTTGGATAGCCGGCTGCCCGTATCTGATCAACATCGAACTCCAGCAGCAGTTGGCCAGCAGCGACACGGTCGCCTTCCTTCACATGCGAAGTGAAGTACTCACCATTCAGCTTCACTGTATCGATACCAACATGCACCAGAATCTCCGCTCCCTGATCCGAGACAACGGCCAGTGCATGCTTTTTCTTGAATGCTACCGTAACGGTTCCGTCGAACGGAGCCACTACACGTCCTGCGGAAGGCTCAATGGCGATTCCTTTGCCCATTGCTTCAGAGGCAAAAGCCGGATCAGGTACTTCGGATAAGGGAACGACCTGACCACTTAATGGGCTAAGTGCTTTTTCACTGATCCGACCAGCGCCTGCGTTCTGCTTATTGCCCGCAGTAACGGAGGCAGTGCTGTCCGCGTTCTCGACCTCTTCCACCGGGTCCTTAAAGCCCAGTGTATAGGCCAGAATTGCGGAGATCAGGAACGAAGCGGTAATCCCCATGATCAGTCCAGGGAAGCCTTCACCGCCCGGACCGTAGAAGATTGGCAGCGTCAGCAGCCCTGGAGCCCCGGAGGCAAAGGCTTGTGTGCCTGCTTGTCCAATAATGGCCCCGCCAACTGTCCCGCCGATAATGCCCGCGATGAACGGACGCTTGAGCGGAAGCGTTACCCCGTATACTGCCGGTTCGGTAATTCCGAACAGGGCAGCCAGTGTCGCCGAGCCCGCGAGTGTTTTCAGCTTTTTGTTTTTCGTTCTCAGCATCACCCCAAAGGCTGCACCTGTCTGTGCGAAGACAGATGCGGTAGCCGCTGGCTTGATTCCATCTTTGCCGTATACAGCAATGTTATTAATGAAGATCGGTACAAGACCCCAGTGAACACCGAAAATGACGAGCACCTGCCAGGATGCCCCCAGGATTGCCCCGGCCAGCAAAGGACTGAAGGAGAATGCAGCGAGCAGCACATCTGCAATGCCATTACCTACATAGACACCGAACGGTCCGAACACTATTAAGGTAAGCGGTACCATGATGACTAGTGAAATAAGCGGTGTGATAAAGTTCTTGACACTTTCATGAATCAGACGGTTGCACATCTTCTCCAGATAGCTCATGACGATTACGGACAAAATGATGGGTATGACCGTTGAGGAGTAACTCATCATCACGACAGGAATGCCGAAGAAATGTGTTTCGATTCCATCCGTCTTCAATAGAAGAATGCTCGGATACAGCAGCGCACCGGCTATAGTCATAGCTGTAAACATGCTGCCGCCGAACTTTCTGGCGGTGGTCACCGCGAGCAGCAGAGGCAAGAAGTAGAACAGGGCGTCTGCAGCGGCATACAGGATAATATAGGTCGTATCCGTCTTCTGGAGCCATTCGAAGTTGCTGGCGATCAGCAGGATCCCCTTCAGAATACCCGCACCGGCCATGACACCGAGCAAAGGTGCGAATATGCTGGAGATGACATCAATGAGACTGCCGATCCCTTTTTTGCCTCCCTCGACTTTCTCCTTCGCGTTCGAATCTTTAAGAATACCGGACACTTTTCCAATGGCATTATAGACTTCAGGAACGGTATTGCCGACGACAACCTGCAACTGCCCACCGCTCTCCTTGACAATAATGACACCATCCGTTTTCTCCAGGGCCGCCTTGTCAGCTTTGCTGTTATCCTTCAGCGTAAAGCGCAGCCGTGTGGCACAGTGGATGAGTGATACTACATTTTTCTCTCCGCCGACGCCCTGTACAATTTCTTTGGCTATTTTCTCGTAACTCATTGCTGGACACCTCCATTATTAATTAAAAAAGTTAATTTTTGGATTGATTAGGCAATAAAAAAACCCAAGTCGTAAGAATAGTTGAGTGTTTAACCCACTACTTCAAACGACCTAGGTTTTGCCTGCATAACCAGTAACAATCCCAAATGGATGTTATTAAATTTTATTGATTTCATAATATAACGCTTTCATCGAGATGTCAACGGATTCATTAACTTTGTATGCATTTATTGCTCAGCGGTTTACGACACGCTCGATATGCACGGTTAGATACAACATTTCTTCATTGGTCAGCTTGTGGCCATATTCCTTCTCCACATAGATGTTGATTTTCTCTGTGCAGGCCGCAGATTCCGGATGCTTCTCCTTAATCATCATGAACAGCGAATCGTAGTTATCCTCGTAATGGGTTCCCTTAAGTACACGCTGAGCAAAAAACTTCAGGTGGGTAATAAAGCGAAAATAGCTCAGGGAGTCCTCATCGAATTCAGTCCGGAAATGATATTTGACGATGTTGATAATCCGCTGGATGAATCGTGTGATATCGATCGTCGTATTCATTTCCCCATTGATCTCGGCATTGATGATATGAATCGCAATAAAGGCAGCCTCGTCCTCGGGCAGTTCAACATTCAGCTTCTGTTTAATTTGCTCCAGCATTTTCAGGCCGATCTTGAACTCTTCCTTGTAGAGCTGTCTAGTTTCCCACAGTAGAGCATTCTTGATGATGATCCCCTTCTGATGCCGCTCCAGCGCAAAGTTAATATGATCGGTCAATGAGAGGTAGATGTTCTCATTCAGCAGTTTCCCAAGATTCTGCTTCGCATACTGAATGATCTCCTCCACAATGACAATCAGCTCGGTAGGGACCTCGCGCAGCAGCATCTTGAAGTTGTCGGAGGTCTGCTTATTCTTGAGCGCAAAGACTTTTTCAATCCTGCTCTCGTCTACCGGGTCACCCGGTTTTTTCTTAAATGCAATACCTCTTCCCATAATGACCAGCTCGGTCTTATCCTCCTGGTAGACGCTGATTACGTTGTTGTTAATGACCTTGGCTATTTTCATCTAAACACCCCCATTCGTAATGACAATAAAAAAAACCAAAGCGCGACAAACTCATACAGAGCCCCTGAGGCTCTGAGCTTTATCGTCTTAGGTTTTGCCTGCATGACCAGTAACAATCCTGTCAACTATAGAACGTGAACTTAGGAATGTTAATTCGGCCAACTCCACCGTTTCATTCTTAAGTTCATCTTATAATATTAAATTCAGTGTAGCGGGTGACCCTATGGTTGTCAACGCTTTCAACGAAGCCAAAAAAGAGAAGCCCTGAATCATCAGGACTTCACCGGGGAATGTCTAATTTGGAGCTGATTGTCGTCAGGCTATAGATTCGCGCCACCTAATTGAATCACTTGCTGGTACCAGGCAAAGCTCTTTTTCTTGATCCGCTTCAGAGTGCCTTGACCTGCGTTATCTCTGTCTACATAAATATAGCCGTAGCGCTTGCTCATCTCACCGGAGGATGCACTGACAATGTCAATGGGTCCCCAGCTGGTATAGCCTAGAATTTCGACACCATCCTGAATCGCTTCTCCCAGCTCTGCGAGGTGCCGCTTCAGATAATCGATCCGGTAGTCGTCGTTGATGTCCCCGTCAGAGGTAAGCTCATCGTACGCGCCGAAGCCGTTCTCCACTACGAACAGCGGCTTCTGGTAGCGATCATGCAGCTGATTAGCCGTGATGCGCATCCCCTTCGGATCGATGGTCCAGCCCCAATCGGATTTGCTGAGGTAAGGGTTCGCAATCGAGCCGAAGACATTACCACTCGTCATGTTTTTCTGCACTTCAGGGTCTGTGCTCGTCGTCCGGCTGGAATAGTAGCTGAAGCCGATGTAATCGACGGTGTTCTGCTTCAGGAGCTCTGCGTCCTGCGGCTCCATGACAATATCGAGGTTATGATCACGGAAGAATCGTTTGGCGTACCCCGGGTATTCACCACGAGATTGAACGTCAATGAAGAAGTACGATTCCCGGTCCTTCTCCATCCCCTGGTATACATCCTCCGGGTCGCAGGTATACGGATAGAAGCTGCCGGCTGCCAGCATACAGCCAATTTTGGCATCCGCGATCAGTTCATGGCAGGTCTTCACAGCCCAGGCACTCGCCACTAGCTGATGATGTGCCGCTTGGTACTGAATCTGCTTGATATTCTCTCCTTCCTTGAACACCAGGCCTGCGCCCAAAAACGGCAGATGCAGCAGCATGTTAATTTCATTGAAGGTCATCCAGTACTTCACTTTGTCTTTGTAGCGCTTCAGCACGGTCTCCGAATAGGTCTTGAATAGATCTACCATTTTGCGACTTCTCCAGCTACCATACTTCTCGATCAGGGCTACCGGGACGTCGAAATGGGCGAGCGTCACGACCGGCTGAATGTTATGCTTCAGCAACTCGTCGAATAGGTCGTCGTAGAATTGCAGCCCGGCCTCGTTCGGTACAACATCTTCACCGGTCGGATAGATCCGGGCCCACGAAATCGAGACGCGCAGCGCCTTAAAGCCCATCTCGGCAAAAAGTGCGACATCCTCCTTATAGCGGTGGTAGAAATCAATCGCCTCGTGGGAAGGGTAGAATTCGCCTTCCAGCGGAGTGAGCGAAGAGATATCGCCCTTCATAAAACCCCTTCTCTTCTCACCCGATGGAAGCAAATCTACCGAGGTCAGTCCTTTGCCGCCTTCAGTGTAGGCGCCTTCTGCTTGATTTGCGGCAATCGCGCCGCCCCATAAGAAATTATCCGGAAATTTGAAATTTGCCATGCTCATTCTCCTTTCAAAGTGAGGAATCTGCGGAACCCCGGCACGAAAAAACAAAAAACCTGAACACTCCAGCTGCATGGTTATGCAAGCGGAGTATTCAGGTTATGCCCGAATGGTAACATCCCTAGAATTCCTATTCATGATAAAGTAATACACTTCATTACAAAACTTTAACAAGGATTGCTTGCGATGTCAATCCGGGGTCGCTGGCTGTATCGAGACAACGAGTCACAAGTCCAGTTCAACTTACGCGGCTGAGCGGTGCATCAATTACCGGCTTCTTGAACGACAGGGATAGCCATACGACCTGCGCAGCAAGGAATACCAGGATCACAACGTCTACTGCCAGGTAGGAGCTGGTATTGTCATTGCCGACAAACTGGATCAGGTTATGTAGGAAGTGGAACAGAATTAGCGGAATAATATTGCGGTTCTTCACCATCAAGAGAGCGAGCACCGCGCCGATCAGCAAGGCGTACACAATCTGGAGCACCGTCTCAGCCGCATTCTGGCCGGAGAGGGCATTCAGTACATGCGTAACAGAGAACAGCAAGCTTGAGGTGATCACCGCAGTCTTGACGCCTTTGCCAAGAAGAGTATGCAGAATCAATCCGCGATAGAGGCTCTCTTCCACGAAGGCGACCAACAGGGTGAAGCCAAGATAGAAGAGGATTTCGGACAGGCTGACAGGGCGGAAGCCCTTGAAGCAGATGGTTACCAGAATTACGACCAGCGGCGCATAATAGACCCAGTTGGCTCTGGGAATGCTGCCGAGAGAACGGAAGCCCAGTGTGCCCCATTTCTGCCGGAGCGTGAAGTAGATGATCAGTACCAGGGCAATGGGAATAAAGGAGATCAGAACAGGTGAATTGCTGCTTAGCTCTTTAAGGGTAGCATAGGTTCCGGCAGCGGAAACGGCCAGGAGTAGAAGCAGTTCAATAATGACAACAGCCCAGACAGGGTGTTTGGTTGAGAAGCTCTCGTTAGTTCTGTGGTTCGACATGGTTTAGGTTCTTCCTCTCTTTGATATCAGTAAGCCACTGCTTCTCCATCTGGACATGACTCAGTCCGTATGCCAGCACAGACACGCGGTAATAATAATTCTCCGGATGCTCAATCTCTGCAAGCTCCCCGGTGACGATACCTTTAACCACCTCAAGGGTGCGGATCTCATGCTCCAGCTTGAACAGGTATTCCTCGAGCAGGCGCTGACGGGGTTCTTCATCCAGATAATCGAAGAAAAAAATACGGATTAGCTGCTCGTTGCGTGCCGCCTGTAGAGGGCCGGACAGCCAAGTCAGAAATGCTTCACGCCCGCTGGGAAGCAGGGTGTAGAGCTTCTTGTTCTTGCTGTCGTCGGTCTCATTCAAGGAGACCAGCTCCTTCTCGGCCAGCCGCTTAAGCGCAGGATAGAGGCTGCCGAAGCTAGCCTTGTAGAAGATGCCAACAGAGCTGTCGATCGTCTTCTTCAAATCGTATCCGCTCATCGTTCCTTCCATCAGCATTCCTAGGATAATATTCTCAAGCACGGTTTCACCATCCTTATCAATGTATCCGTTCGATATATCGATTAGCTATATTTGTATGATGCCATCATTTCCCTCTGTTGTCAACAATCAAAATTTAAACTTTCAAAAGACCATGCTGCAGCTCAGAGGTTTCAACCTGAATGGTGGCGTGGGAAAGATTGAACCGCTGCTCCAGCAGCGACACCGACTGCTGCAGAATATGCTGGGCATTGGGCTTGTCTTCAACCAGCAGATGGCAGGATATCGCATTGAGGCCTGAGGTAATGGTCCAGATATGCAGGTCATGGACATCCAGTACACCTTCAAGCTCAAGCAGCGCCGCCTTGACTCTTGCAGCATTGATATTGCCGGGTGTTCCTTCCATAAGAATATGAAAAGCGTGCTTCACCACTCCCCAGGCACTTCTGAGGATCAGCAGAGCGACCAGAACACTGATGATCGGATCAGCCGCATACCAGCCGGACAAGGCCATAATCAGCCCGGCAAGAATTGCTCCGACCGAACCGAGTGCATCGCCGATAATATGAAGATAGGCGCTGCGGACATTCAGATTATCCTTTACATCGCTTTTGCGCATTAACATCCAGGCGCTGACCAGATTGGCGAGCAGGCCTATTGCAGCAATAATCATCATCGAACCGCTGGCTACCGCCGGAGGTTCCGCAAAGCGCTGGATTGCTTCCCAGATGATGAATCCGGCAATAACGAACAGTGTAACCCCGTTAAACAATGCCGCGAGTACCTCGAAGCGGTAGAAGCCATAGGTGTTCTTCACAGAGGCCGGCTTCACAGCGAAGATCATCGCCACTAGGCTGAGTGCAAGCGACCCGGTGTCGCTGAGCATGTGGCCGGAGTCGGACAGCAGCGCCAGACTGTTCGTAATTAATCCGCCGAAGAATTCCAGGAACATGATCCCGCCTGTGATCAAGAGGGCAATCAGCAGGCCCTTCTTATTATTGGGGGCATGAGAATGACCGTGATGGCCGTGCCCGTGATGATCGTGTCCATCATTGCTGCTTGCGTGTTCGGGATGATCATGCCCATGGCTGCTGCCAGTGTGTTGGTGTTCTTCGTGGTCATGGCCCTCGTGGTCGTGGTGGCTATGAGAATATGTAGTCATTGGTATTGCTCCCTTCATAACATATGAATGATTGCTCATATGTTTATATTAACTTCCTGAACAGGCAATTACAAGTACCAATGTGGCAGCTTATATCAAGTGAACTTCAACAATATAGTTTCTGAAATTAAAGCTGCGGTTATCCATAAATGGATTGACACTTAAAGAAAAAGAGGAATATAATATGATAAAGTCAACACATGAACAAGTGCTCATATATAGTTTCATCAAGGGAGCTGAGTAGTTTGAGTAGCTTAGAAGGACAAGTGAAAAGTCAATGGATACTCGATGGTTTGGATTGTGCAAATTGTGCGAGAAAGATTGAAGACAAAGTAACCAAGATTGAAGGCGTATCGGCATGTTCGGTCAATTTCGTAACCAAGACGCTTACCATGGAAACCTCGGAGGATTATGCCGAATCTGCGGCAGCCCAGGCACAGCGCGCCGTAACTGCCCTGGAGCCGGGGGTGAAGCTGAGAAAGAAACCGTCGGCAAGCCGTCCGCAGCCGCTGCGAGCTGCTTCCAATCCTGCAGTGCATGAAGATGTGCACCCTCACATGCATCAGGATACTGAGGGATGTGAAGGGCAGCCTGATGCCCACGATCACGGTCATGAACACGCGCATATGCATGATCACGGGGATGGCCATTCTCATGAGCATGGGGAAGGCAGTGCGCGTAACATTCTGCTGCGTCTGGCTGGCGGCGGGATACTCGCAGGCGCCGGAATGCTGCTGCCGGTCAGCGGCCTGGCGGAGCTGCTGCTCTTCCTGGCCGCCTACGTAATTGTGGGCGGCGAAGTGGTCTGGCGGGCTTTGCGCAACATTGTACGCGGACAGGTGTTTGATGAGAATTTCCTGATGGCACTGGCTACAATAGGCGCTTTTGCAATAGGAGAGTACCCGGAAGGTGTTGCGGTTATGCTCTTCTATCAGATTGGGGAGCTGTTCCAGGGGATGGCAGTCAACCGTTCCCGCCGTTCGATTACGGCGCTGATGGATATCCGTCCTGAATTTGCCAACCTCAAGCAAGGAGAAGACCTCAGAAAGGTCTCGCCTGAAGAGGTGGCAATCGGCGATATCATTATAGTAAAGCCAGGTGAGAAGGTGCCGCTGGACGGTGTGATCCTGGAGGGCAAGGCCATGATGGATACATCGGCACTCACCGGGGAGTCGGTGCCGCGTGCAGCGGAGCCAGGCAGCAAGGTGCTCAGCGGCTTTATTAACCGCAACGGTGTGATTACAGTTGAGGTTACCCAGACCTTCGGGGAATCGGCAGTATCCAAGATCCTCGAGCTGGTCCAGAATGCTTCGGCCAACAAAGCCAAGACCGAGAATTTCATCACCAAGTTTGCCCGTGCCTATACCCCGGTTGTAGTCATCACAGCGGTATTGCTGGCTGTGCTGCCTCCATTGCTGCTTAGCGGAGCCACCTTCACCGACTGGATCTACCGGGCACTTGTCTTTCTGGTAATCTCGTGCCCTTGCGCACTGGTGGTTTCAATTCCGCTTGGCTTCTTCGGAGGAATCGGAGCGGCGTCCAAGAACGGTATCCTGATTAAAGGCAGCAATTACCTGGAAGCACTGAATGATGTGAAGATTGTAGTCTTCGATAAGACCGGTACATTGACCAAAGGGAAGTTTGAAGTAGCTGGCCTCTATCCTTCGGAAGGCACGGCAGAGAATGAGCTGCTGCGGATCGCAGCATATGCTGAGAGCCACTCCAACCATCCGATAGCCGATTCGATCCGCACGGCGTATGCCAAGAACATCCCGCAGGATGCAGCCACGGGATACAATGAAATATCCGGCCATGGCATTGAAGTGACCGTGGACGGACAGACCGTCTATGCCGGGAACGCGCGGCTGATGGAACGCGAAGGCATTGC
This window encodes:
- a CDS encoding SRPBCC domain-containing protein, whose product is MSKMISRVEGQELILERVFDAPRELVFKVFSEAEHLKQWWGPRGWTVPVCSVDLRPGGIWHYCMKCVDEKQGDFFGMESWGKGVYHEIIDGEKIVYTDYFSDAEGNTVEGMPSALVTMLFEEYDGKTKLVSRSKYDSAEALKTVMDMGMEQGITETWDRLEEHLQSVQ
- the licT gene encoding BglG family transcription antiterminator LicT; its protein translation is MKIAKVINNNVISVYQEDKTELVIMGRGIAFKKKPGDPVDESRIEKVFALKNKQTSDNFKMLLREVPTELIVIVEEIIQYAKQNLGKLLNENIYLSLTDHINFALERHQKGIIIKNALLWETRQLYKEEFKIGLKMLEQIKQKLNVELPEDEAAFIAIHIINAEINGEMNTTIDITRFIQRIINIVKYHFRTEFDEDSLSYFRFITHLKFFAQRVLKGTHYEDNYDSLFMMIKEKHPESAACTEKINIYVEKEYGHKLTNEEMLYLTVHIERVVNR
- a CDS encoding ArsR/SmtB family transcription factor, which codes for MEPAAIEECDQTCKGSELEAESIALILPEREITDKMAEMFKALGDPTRVRLIYALSQRELCVHDLSVILDMGQSAVSHQLRYLRNLRIVKRRKEGKTVYYSLNDAHVEQIFLQTHEHIRHE
- a CDS encoding DUF421 domain-containing protein produces the protein MNYVEILMRTILAVGLLLLIPRILGKQTLSNMTSNDFVTSITLGSLAANLAFNISLKSSYLVLSLVVITATSFVLSLIALKSRKMRSWISGSPTVLIENGKILEANMRKIHYTLDSLDQALREKEIFNIEEVDYAVLEDNGQLSVLKKEAYQLVTKQDMGLLLHAQAFPVELIMDGKLVEKNLKLHGLTREWLEKELKHKAKGKTLSDVFYAVRGTQQQLVFDFYEDGIQQPLDQE
- a CDS encoding beta-glucoside-specific PTS transporter subunit IIABC, yielding MSYEKIAKEIVQGVGGEKNVVSLIHCATRLRFTLKDNSKADKAALEKTDGVIIVKESGGQLQVVVGNTVPEVYNAIGKVSGILKDSNAKEKVEGGKKGIGSLIDVISSIFAPLLGVMAGAGILKGILLIASNFEWLQKTDTTYIILYAAADALFYFLPLLLAVTTARKFGGSMFTAMTIAGALLYPSILLLKTDGIETHFFGIPVVMMSYSSTVIPIILSVIVMSYLEKMCNRLIHESVKNFITPLISLVIMVPLTLIVFGPFGVYVGNGIADVLLAAFSFSPLLAGAILGASWQVLVIFGVHWGLVPIFINNIAVYGKDGIKPAATASVFAQTGAAFGVMLRTKNKKLKTLAGSATLAALFGITEPAVYGVTLPLKRPFIAGIIGGTVGGAIIGQAGTQAFASGAPGLLTLPIFYGPGGEGFPGLIMGITASFLISAILAYTLGFKDPVEEVENADSTASVTAGNKQNAGAGRISEKALSPLSGQVVPLSEVPDPAFASEAMGKGIAIEPSAGRVVAPFDGTVTVAFKKKHALAVVSDQGAEILVHVGIDTVKLNGEYFTSHVKEGDRVAAGQLLLEFDVDQIRAAGYPTVTPIIVTNTMDYADVLPLVQGQVQEQEELLRIVGEESEAEAEVERHPFLREIEG
- a CDS encoding ABC transporter permease, with the translated sequence MGYFWRMLSAERLKMSKSYIWLLVIGSPLIAVVPGLLSQVDGDMGMWELLQSVMSVIHSMLFLPILSGIFAALVCRYEHQDGGWKMLLALPVTRGAVYLSKFVIVIALLAAVQLAFLGVLLGVGFARDAGPVPWGGLLTSVFGGWFACLPLAALQLAVSQGWSSFGAPLALNVSLTIPNMLIANSATYGPYYPWVQPMLAMSPYGGEESFGAFNLPMETLMIVVLGSLVLFLAAGLFSFRRKAV
- a CDS encoding ABC transporter permease; this translates as MMGRVLSSDWLKIRGKGLWFLVFLGPIGLLAMQGLNFGIRYDYLTEQYKADLWGGLLANLADFVPVALCLGGTLICSMLANVEHEMNSWKQLLALPVSRTMVFLSKLLLCLLLVAVSCLLLSAGTVVLGMILGFPLEELPYADVLRIGFGSYAGALPVITLQLWLSLSSRNQTLPVSLGITLSIGSMFAMFMSEFFPLSWPSLAWSAPNPLTFIGAGLMAGILVLVPGAIHFARKDVA